Proteins encoded together in one bacterium window:
- a CDS encoding phosphate starvation-inducible protein PhoH, protein MKQLENKTVQHRIPAEGADLLLLAGVGDANLREMARLCGCRVVLRGDHLILSGDVEDVERAAPVALRLIELARIGYPFGVEEVRRAVAEVGLNGRKDVEVVTRHDDFRIVLPGARKVITPKSEGQRAYMEAIAKNDIVISIGPAGTGKTYLAVAMAADALFKNRVRRIILARPAVEAGENLGFLPGDLQEKVDPYLRPLYDALEDMMPPERVRRAIESRMIEIAPLAYMRGRTLSDAFVILDEAQNATTSQMKMFLTRLGLNSRTVITGDKTQIDLPRREDSGLLQIERILQGIEGISFVYLDRVDVVRHRLVKEIIQAYDAADGVHEEH, encoded by the coding sequence CGCGGAGGGCGCGGACCTCCTGCTCCTCGCAGGGGTGGGTGATGCGAACCTCCGGGAGATGGCCCGTCTCTGCGGTTGCCGGGTCGTCCTGCGGGGAGACCACCTGATCCTCTCGGGCGATGTGGAAGACGTCGAGCGGGCCGCGCCCGTCGCCCTCCGTCTGATCGAGCTCGCCCGGATCGGTTATCCCTTCGGCGTCGAGGAGGTGCGGCGCGCAGTGGCAGAGGTCGGGCTCAACGGGCGCAAGGATGTCGAGGTCGTGACCCGCCACGACGACTTCCGCATTGTCCTCCCCGGCGCCCGCAAGGTGATCACGCCCAAGTCCGAGGGGCAGCGGGCCTACATGGAGGCGATCGCGAAGAACGACATCGTGATCTCGATCGGACCGGCGGGCACCGGCAAGACCTACCTGGCCGTGGCGATGGCCGCGGACGCGCTGTTCAAGAACCGTGTCCGGCGGATCATCCTGGCGCGGCCGGCGGTCGAGGCGGGGGAGAACCTCGGGTTCCTGCCGGGAGACCTCCAGGAGAAGGTCGATCCCTACCTCCGGCCGCTGTACGACGCGCTCGAGGACATGATGCCGCCGGAGCGGGTGCGGCGGGCCATCGAGTCGCGCATGATCGAGATCGCCCCGCTGGCCTACATGCGCGGGCGCACGCTCTCTGACGCCTTCGTCATCCTGGACGAGGCGCAGAACGCCACGACGTCGCAGATGAAGATGTTCCTGACTCGGCTGGGGCTGAACTCCCGGACGGTCATCACCGGGGACAAGACGCAGATCGACCTGCCGCGCCGGGAGGACTCGGGCTTGCTCCAGATCGAGCGGATCCTCCAGGGGATCGAGGGGATCAGCTTCGTCTATCTGGACCGCGTGGATGTCGTACGCCACCGGCTGGTCAAGGAGATCATCCAGGCGTACGACGCGGCGGACGGGGTGCACGAGGAGCACTAG